In one window of bacterium DNA:
- a CDS encoding CoB--CoM heterodisulfide reductase iron-sulfur subunit A family protein translates to MARIGVFVCHCGVNISGVVDCPSVASELLKIPGVVYTRDYQYMCSLPGQALIKGAIRDYKLSRVVVAACSPRMHEETFRNCIKEAGLNPYLLEMANIREQCSWVHTDKEKATKKAIELVQMACAKAKRNIPLSKLRADVCKRVLVIGGGIAGIQAALDLGNAGISTIIVERTSTIGGKMAQLDKTFPTLDCSACILTPKMVEVSRMNNLKIYTYSEIEEVSGFMGNFKVKIRKRARSIDESKCTGCGGCLEKCPLKIPSEFNMGLSTRGAIYIPFPQAVPRIPVIDRENCLYFTKKRCGLCKKACDRDAINYSQEDEIITEDVGAIIVATGFSLFDHKAYGEYGEGRFKDVLSSLSFERLINASGPTKGHIKRPSDGKEPKSVCFIQCIGCRDEAKGISYCGRFCCMYTAKQAILLKEHIPDCKAYVFYIDIRAAGKGYEEFVEKARIKYGISYIRGRVSKIYQKKDRLVLKGADTLAGIPLEIEADMVVLANGAIAQADSKNLAQILKIPYDEYGFFAELHPKLAPSETTSGGIFLAGSCQFPKDIPDCVQSAGAASSKAISLVSKDFLEIEPMIARVNKELCKGCFACLDVCAYSAIEKEEIKGRITAKINPALCHGCGSCLSICRCSAISLDGFSSNGLFHQLEKSC, encoded by the coding sequence ATGGCAAGGATTGGTGTATTTGTTTGTCATTGCGGGGTAAATATTTCTGGGGTGGTTGATTGTCCTTCGGTAGCAAGCGAATTGCTCAAAATCCCAGGGGTTGTTTATACAAGGGATTATCAATATATGTGCTCCTTACCTGGACAAGCCTTAATAAAAGGGGCAATAAGGGATTATAAGCTTTCCAGGGTTGTGGTTGCTGCCTGCTCTCCCAGGATGCATGAGGAGACATTTAGGAATTGTATTAAAGAGGCAGGTCTTAATCCATATCTTCTTGAAATGGCGAATATCAGGGAGCAATGCTCTTGGGTTCATACAGATAAGGAAAAAGCAACAAAAAAGGCAATTGAGCTTGTCCAAATGGCTTGTGCAAAGGCAAAGAGAAATATTCCCTTAAGTAAATTAAGAGCCGATGTTTGCAAAAGGGTATTGGTTATTGGCGGTGGAATTGCAGGAATTCAAGCAGCCTTGGATTTAGGAAATGCTGGAATTTCTACAATAATTGTAGAAAGAACATCCACAATTGGAGGAAAGATGGCTCAGCTTGACAAGACATTTCCAACCCTTGATTGCTCTGCCTGTATTCTAACCCCAAAGATGGTTGAGGTCTCAAGGATGAATAATCTCAAAATTTATACATATTCTGAAATTGAAGAAGTCTCTGGCTTTATGGGAAACTTTAAGGTTAAAATAAGAAAAAGAGCAAGATCAATTGATGAAAGCAAATGCACCGGCTGTGGTGGTTGCCTTGAAAAATGCCCGCTAAAGATTCCCTCAGAATTTAATATGGGATTAAGCACAAGGGGTGCAATATACATCCCATTCCCACAGGCTGTCCCAAGAATTCCTGTAATTGATCGAGAAAATTGTCTATATTTCACAAAGAAAAGGTGTGGCTTGTGTAAAAAAGCCTGTGATAGAGATGCAATTAACTATTCTCAGGAAGATGAGATAATCACAGAGGATGTAGGAGCAATCATTGTGGCAACAGGGTTTTCCTTGTTTGACCACAAAGCCTATGGAGAATATGGAGAAGGAAGGTTTAAGGATGTTCTCTCCTCCCTCTCCTTTGAAAGGCTTATAAATGCATCTGGTCCTACAAAAGGACACATAAAAAGGCCATCAGATGGGAAAGAGCCAAAAAGCGTTTGTTTTATTCAGTGTATTGGCTGCAGGGATGAGGCAAAAGGCATTTCATATTGCGGAAGGTTTTGCTGTATGTACACGGCAAAGCAGGCAATTTTATTAAAGGAGCATATTCCCGATTGCAAGGCCTATGTTTTTTATATTGATATAAGGGCAGCTGGCAAGGGATATGAGGAGTTTGTAGAGAAGGCAAGGATAAAATATGGCATTTCATATATCAGGGGAAGGGTATCTAAGATTTATCAAAAAAAGGATAGGCTTGTTTTAAAGGGTGCGGATACATTGGCAGGGATTCCATTGGAGATTGAAGCTGATATGGTTGTTTTGGCAAACGGTGCTATTGCCCAAGCTGATTCCAAAAATCTAGCCCAAATTTTAAAAATACCCTATGATGAATATGGCTTCTTTGCCGAGCTCCATCCAAAGCTAGCACCCTCTGAAACAACCAGCGGAGGCATATTTCTAGCTGGTTCTTGCCAATTCCCAAAGGATATTCCCGATTGTGTGCAATCTGCCGGGGCAGCATCTTCTAAAGCAATCTCCCTTGTTTCAAAGGATTTCCTTGAGATAGAACCAATGATTGCAAGGGTAAATAAAGAGCTTTGTAAAGGTTGCTTTGCTTGTTTAGATGTCTGTGCCTATTCTGCCATTGAAAAGGAAGAGATAAAAGGAAGGATAACTGCAAAAATAAACCCTGCCCTATGC